From a single Arachis hypogaea cultivar Tifrunner chromosome 3, arahy.Tifrunner.gnm2.J5K5, whole genome shotgun sequence genomic region:
- the LOC112785101 gene encoding vacuolar protein sorting-associated protein 41 homolog → MAPIPSENGVDGDDEREEEEEVEEDEEEEEEEEDEEEPRLKYQRMGGSIPTMLATDAASCIAVAERMIALGTQGGTVHILDFLGNQVKEFAAHASVVNDLSFDIEGEFIGSCSDDGSVVINSLFTDEKMKFEYQRPMKAIALDPEYARNASRRFVAGGLAGHLYLNSKKWLGYRDQVLHTGEGPIHAVTWRTSLVAWANDAGVKVYDTANDQRITFIERPRGSPRPELLRPHLVWQDDTLLVIGWGTSVKIVSLRTNNHKAANGTYRQVPLSGMVQVDIMASFQTGYFISGIAPFGDVLVVLAYIPGEEDENKDFSSTAPSRQGNAQRPEVRIVSWNNDELSTDALPVHGFEHYKAKDYSLAHAPFSGSSYAGGQWAAGDEPLYYIVSPKDVVIAKPRDTEDHIAWLLQHGWHEKALAAVESGQGRSELLDEVGSRYLDHLIVERKYGEAASLCPKLLRGSASAWERWVFHFAHLRQLPVLVPYMPTENPRLRDTAYEVALVALATNPSYHKDLLSTVKSWPSVIYSALPVISAIEPQLNTSSMTDSLKEALAELYVIAGQYDKAFSFYADLMKPELFDFIDKYNLQDSIHEKVVQLMMLDCKRAVPLLIQHRDLISPQEVVKQLLNADVKCDCRYFLHLYLHSLFEVNPHAGKDFHDIQVELYADYDPKMLLPFLHSSQHYTLEKAYEICTKKELLKEQVFILGRMGNSKQALAVIINKLGDIKEAVEFVTMQNDDELWEELIKQCIDKPEMVGMLLEHTVGNLDPLYIVNKVPNGLEIPRLRDRLVKIITDYRTETSLRHGCNDILKADCVNLLIKYYKEARHGISLGSEEDEPQIKNSDTHDSSKSLGLRNMEVKSKTRGGGRCCICFDPFSIQNVSVIAFFCCHAYHTTCLTDSSYTSNNSKKEIKSNSRETYDDYNDYMDEEEEEEDEEAELGAPRMRCILCTTAAS, encoded by the exons ATGGCTCCGATTCCGTCAGAGAACGGTGTAGATGGAGACGacgagagagaggaagaggaagaagttgaagaagacgaagaagaggaggaggaagaagaagatgaagaggagccACGGCTTAAGTACCAGAGAATGGGAGGGAGCATACCTACGATGCTTGCCACCGATGCTGCGTCATGCATCGCCGTCGCCGAGCGGATGATCGCGCTCGGCACTCAGGGCGGCACTGTTCACATCCTCGATTTTCTCGGCAATCAG GTGAAAGAATTCGCCGCCCATGCTTCCGTTGTCAACGACCTTAGCTTTGACATAGAAGGGGAATTTATTGGAAGCTGTTCTGATGATGGATCAGTTGTTATAAACAGTCTCTTCACCGATGAGAAAATGAAATTCGAGTACCAACGACCAATGAAAGCGATTGCATTGGACCCAGAATATGCAAGGAATGCGTCTAGGAGATTTGTTGCTGGTGGTTTAGCAGGTCATTTGTATTTAAATTCGAAGAAATGGTTGGGCTATCGTGACCAG GTTTTGCATACCGGGGAAGGCCCAATACATGCTGTGACATGGAGAACAAGTCTTGTTGCTTGGGCAAATGATGCAGGGGTGAAGGTTTATGATACTGCCAATGACCAGCGTATAACATTTATCGAAAGACCGCGAGGAAGCCCACGTCCTGAGCTTCTGCGTCCTCACTTGGTTTGGCAG GATGACACCCTCTTGGTTATTGGCTGGGGAACATCTGTGAAAATTGTTTCTCTAAGGACAAATAACCATAAAGCAGCCAATGGGACATACAGGCAAGTTCCTTTGTCTGGTATGGTACAGGTTGATATTATGGCATCCTTTCAGACTGGCTATTTCATATCAGGCATTGCCCCCTTTGGTGATGTATTGGTAGTTCTAGCTTATATTCCTGGAGAGGAAgatgaaaataaggattttagtAGTACCGCTCCTTCGCGGCAG GGCAATGCACAAAGGCCAGAAGTTAGAATAGTATCATGGAATAATGATGAACTTTCAACTGATGCTCTACCGGTACATGGGTTTGAGCATTACAAGGCGAAAGACTATTCTCTTGCTCATGCTCCTTTCTCAG GTAGCAGCTATGCTGGTGGTCAGTGGGCTGCAGGTGATGAACCACTTTACTATATTGTATCCCCAAAAGATGTAGTTATTGCAAAGCCAAG GGATACGGAAGATCATATTGCTTGGCTTCTTCAGCATGGGTGGCATGAAAAAGCTTTGGCTGCAGTTGAATCTGGTCAGGGACGCAGTGAACTACTTGATGAG GTAGGATCGAGGTACCTAGATCATTTGATTGTGGAACGAAAATATGGTGAAGCAGCTTCTCTATGTCCCAAGTTGCTGCGAGGATCAGCTTCAGCATGGGAGAG ATGGGTATTTCACTTTGCCCACCTTCGTCAACTCCCTGTTTTGGTTCCTTACATGCCAACAGAAAACCCTAGACTACGTGATACTGCTTATGAG GTTGCCCTTGTGGCATTGGCTACAAATCCATCTTATCATAAGGATCTCTTGTCCACTGTGAAATCATGGCCATCTGTAATTTATTCTGCGTTACCTGTAATTTCAGCCATTGAACCTCAGCTCAATACTTCATCCATGACCGATTCGCTCAAGGAG GCATTGGCAGAGTTGTATGTTATTGCTGGGCAATATGATAAAGCATTTTCATTTTATGCTGAT CTTATGAAACCAGAACTCTTTGATTTCATTGATAAATATAACCTACAAGATTCAATCCATGAAAAG GTTGTCCAATTGATGATGTTGGATTGCAAGCGTGCAGTTCCTTTATTGATCCAGCATAGGGACTTAATAAGTCCACAAGAAGTTGTGAAGCAACTTCTAAATGCTGATGTTAAGTGTGACTGCAGATACTTTTTACATTTGTATCTCCATTCACTATTTGAAGTAAATCCGCATGCTGGGAAAGACTTTCATGATATACAG GTAGAACTCTATGCAGATTATGATCCAAAGATGCTGCTACCTTTTCTACATAGCAGCCAGCACTATACTCTTGAGAAG GCCTATGAAATTTGCACTAAAAAAGAGCTACTGAAGGAGCAAGTTTTCATCTTAGGAAGGATGGGAAACTCAAAGCAAGCCCTAGCAGTTATTATAAATAAACTGGGGGACATTAAGGAG GCTGTAGAGTTTGTCACTATGCAGAATGATGATGAACTCTGGGAAGAATTAATCAAGCAATGCATTGACAAGCCTGAAATG GTGGGCATGCTATTGGAGCACACAGTTGGAAATCTTGATCCCCTCTACATTGTAAATAAGGTTCCCAATGGGTTGGAAATACCTCG GCTCAGGGATCGGCTGGTTAAAATTATCACTGATTACAGGACTGAAACTTCGCTTAGACATGGGTGCAATGATATCCTTAAG GCGGACTGTGTCAACCTTTTAATCAAGTACTACAAGGAGGCACGGCATGGAATTTCTTTAGGTAGTGAAGAAGACGAGCCACAAATCAAAAATAGTGATACTCATGATTCTTCAAAATCCCTTGGTCTGAGAAACATGGAAGTGAAGTCAAAGACCAGGGGAGGTGGAAGATGTTGTATATGTTTTGATCCTTTCTCTATACAGAATGTTTCAGTCATTGCTTTCTTTTGTTGTCATGCTTACCACACAACTTGTCTCACGGATTCGTCGTACACTAGTAATAATAGCAAGAAAGAGATTAAGAGCAATTCCCGAGAAACATATGATGATTACAATGATTATatggatgaggaggaggaggaagaggatgaaGAAGCCGAATTGGGTGCCCCTCGAATGCGTTGTATATTGTGTACTACTGCTGCTAGTTga